A region of Gemmatimonadales bacterium DNA encodes the following proteins:
- a CDS encoding N-acetylmuramoyl-L-alanine amidase, which yields MSARLAAAALLAWYSVAPIAVTIASPRGERRVPVRVERGYPAVAVAQLAPVLSVEAAAPQAGAVSVRVLGRQFDFVLDAGYFRFDGRIYTLAGSPYVARDSVFLPFQWLVEYLPRFFDGVFRYDVARGRFEERPGGAALRPAAPGAALPAVPAVGVRTPAAAHRRRVVALDPGHGGPDLGMTGPLGGRPFLREKDVTLAVSRLVAEELRRRDVGVVLTRTSDTLIALGDRGRIAGARGADLFVSVHVNAANPRWRDAESARGFETYFLAEARTEDARRVARMENASVRFETTADATDGDPLSFILNDLAQNEHLRESSRLADLVQDALSGVHPAESRGVKQAGFMVLATSYMPAVLVEIGFGSNQPEARYLTGAAGQRRLARAIADGIARYLAEYERRVAAGNP from the coding sequence GTGAGCGCGCGGCTGGCGGCGGCGGCGCTCCTGGCGTGGTACTCGGTGGCGCCGATCGCGGTCACGATCGCCTCGCCCCGGGGCGAGCGCCGGGTGCCGGTGAGGGTCGAGCGCGGGTATCCTGCCGTCGCCGTGGCCCAGCTCGCCCCGGTCCTCAGCGTGGAAGCGGCCGCGCCGCAGGCCGGCGCCGTGTCGGTCAGGGTGCTGGGCCGGCAGTTCGATTTCGTGCTCGACGCCGGCTATTTCCGCTTCGACGGTCGGATCTACACCTTGGCGGGAAGCCCGTACGTCGCGCGCGACTCCGTGTTCCTTCCGTTCCAGTGGCTGGTCGAGTATCTCCCGCGTTTCTTCGATGGCGTCTTCCGATACGACGTCGCGCGCGGACGGTTCGAGGAGCGGCCCGGGGGCGCCGCCCTGCGTCCCGCCGCGCCGGGCGCCGCTTTGCCGGCGGTGCCGGCCGTCGGGGTGAGGACGCCGGCGGCCGCGCATCGTCGCCGGGTCGTGGCGCTGGATCCCGGTCACGGCGGCCCCGACCTCGGCATGACCGGGCCGCTCGGCGGCCGGCCGTTCCTGCGCGAGAAGGACGTGACGCTCGCGGTCTCGCGCCTGGTGGCCGAGGAGTTGCGGCGGCGCGACGTGGGCGTGGTGCTCACCCGCACGTCCGACACCCTCATCGCCCTAGGCGATCGCGGGCGGATCGCGGGGGCGCGCGGCGCTGACCTGTTCGTCTCGGTCCACGTCAACGCGGCCAACCCGCGCTGGCGTGACGCCGAGAGCGCGCGCGGGTTCGAGACGTACTTCCTCGCCGAAGCGCGCACCGAGGACGCGCGGCGCGTGGCCCGGATGGAGAATGCCTCGGTCCGTTTCGAGACGACCGCCGATGCGACCGATGGCGACCCGCTCTCGTTCATCCTGAACGACCTGGCCCAGAACGAGCACCTCCGTGAGTCGAGCCGGCTGGCCGACCTGGTGCAGGACGCGCTCTCGGGCGTGCACCCCGCGGAGAGCCGCGGCGTGAAACAGGCTGGGTTCATGGTGCTGGCGACGTCCTACATGCCGGCGGTGCTGGTGGAGATCGGCTTCGGAAGCAACCAGCCGGAGGCGCGCTACCTCACCGGCGCAGCCGGTCAGCGCCGACTGGCGCGGGCCATCGCGGACGGCATCGCGCGCTACCTCGCGGAGTACGAACGCCGCGTGGCGGCTGGGAATCCATGA